The Onthophagus taurus isolate NC chromosome 2, IU_Otau_3.0, whole genome shotgun sequence genome includes a window with the following:
- the LOC111413385 gene encoding cytochrome c oxidase assembly protein COX20, mitochondrial translates to MSEDKAIILFGQDITKIPCFRNSFLYGISGGLGCGLMYFMFTSKPLMASHCAVASFGVITISYWAHCRYNYSKARFEMLRLQKLLQQHAMYEGTEAEKELDKKLINSNPVDI, encoded by the exons atgTCAGAAGATAAG gcCATAATTCTTTTTGGTCAAGACATAACCAAAATACCATGCTTCAGAAACAGTTTTTTATATGGAATTTCGGGAGGATTGGGTTGTGGTTTAATGTATTTCATGTTTACCAGTAAACCATTGATGGCTAGTCATTGTGCGGTAGCTTCTTTTGGAGTGATTACGATATCGTATTGGGCCCATTGTAGATATAATTATTCAAAAGCccggtttgaaatgttaaggttgcaaaaattgttgcaacaACATGCTATGTATGAAGGTACGGAAGCTGAAAAAGAATTagataagaaattaattaatagtaaTCCTGTGGATATTTAA